The proteins below come from a single Treponema phagedenis genomic window:
- a CDS encoding alpha-glucosidase: protein MKIVLVGAGSAQFGYGSLGDIFSSKVLEKSEICLLDINEESLHEVLQNAQAFIEKHKLPFTVKATTDRKKAFKGADFIISSIEVGDRFKLWEEDWKVPLQYGIHQVYGENGGPGGVFHSLRIVPPILDIVKDAMEICPDAYIFNYSNPMTAICTTVKRAYPEAKFIGLCHEIGWLNSWLPPMLNIKIEDIYFKATGLNHFSCMLEVKNKKTGKDLYPEVLEKAEAFFLHDPGYSDLLDKELAGKSGEEREGYEKATSSGKSRYEWADKRIVQFMLKNYKLLPITNDSHFGEYIGWAWDVVDHRGILDFFDFYKLSLRQNVHHEIQLKTSERVVPIIEGIIGDLNYEESAVNLLNNGAIKELPDWIAVEVPAMIHKGGLTPIELPDLQKGYASLLRSYCGVYDLTAEAIIHKKREYVIQAMLASPVVHHARCIEEMVDRMISRQREWLGYLQ from the coding sequence ATGAAGATTGTGTTAGTGGGCGCAGGAAGTGCTCAGTTCGGCTATGGTTCTTTAGGAGATATTTTCTCAAGCAAGGTTCTTGAAAAAAGTGAAATTTGCTTGTTGGATATAAACGAAGAATCACTCCATGAGGTATTGCAAAATGCGCAAGCCTTTATCGAAAAACACAAATTACCTTTTACCGTAAAAGCAACCACCGATCGAAAAAAAGCGTTTAAAGGAGCTGACTTCATTATTTCATCAATAGAGGTTGGCGACCGGTTTAAACTTTGGGAAGAAGATTGGAAAGTTCCGCTGCAATACGGCATTCATCAAGTATACGGAGAAAATGGCGGCCCGGGCGGCGTTTTCCATTCATTACGCATTGTGCCGCCTATTTTGGACATTGTAAAAGATGCGATGGAAATTTGCCCCGATGCCTATATTTTCAATTACTCAAATCCGATGACGGCCATTTGCACTACGGTAAAACGAGCTTACCCCGAAGCAAAATTTATCGGGCTTTGTCATGAAATCGGTTGGCTTAACAGCTGGCTGCCGCCCATGCTGAACATTAAAATTGAAGACATTTATTTTAAAGCGACAGGTTTAAATCATTTCAGCTGCATGCTTGAGGTTAAAAACAAAAAAACAGGGAAAGATTTATACCCGGAGGTTTTGGAAAAGGCGGAAGCATTCTTTTTACATGACCCCGGCTACAGCGACTTGCTCGATAAAGAACTTGCCGGCAAAAGCGGAGAGGAGCGGGAAGGCTATGAAAAAGCAACAAGCTCCGGAAAAAGTCGATACGAATGGGCGGACAAACGAATTGTGCAATTTATGCTGAAAAACTATAAATTGCTGCCGATTACCAACGACAGCCATTTCGGTGAGTACATAGGCTGGGCATGGGACGTTGTTGACCATCGAGGCATTTTAGATTTCTTCGATTTTTATAAACTCTCGCTTAGACAGAACGTCCACCATGAGATTCAGTTAAAAACAAGCGAACGCGTTGTGCCGATTATCGAAGGTATTATCGGCGATCTGAATTACGAAGAATCTGCGGTAAACCTTTTAAACAACGGCGCAATAAAAGAGCTTCCGGATTGGATTGCGGTTGAAGTTCCCGCAATGATTCACAAAGGAGGGCTTACTCCAATTGAACTCCCGGATTTACAAAAAGGCTATGCTTCCTTGCTGCGCTCCTATTGCGGAGTCTACGATCTTACCGCAGAAGCAATTATCCATAAAAAAAGAGAATATGTGATACAGGCAATGCTTGCAAGCCCCGTGGTTCATCACGCGCGCTGCATTGAAGAAATGGTAGACCGCATGATAAGCCGCCAGCGAGAATGGCTTGGCTACCTGCAATAA
- a CDS encoding ABC transporter substrate-binding protein has protein sequence MKKITKKIIGILLVTCLCGVVSCAKSEDTASSGKVINMFQLKVEIKDALDAYAAQYSAENSGVTVKVETLGGGGDYGGVLKAKIQAGQMPDIFVIEGIGGYQVWKDYIADLSDQSWVADTDLAMKVDGKVIGFPVSIEGYGLAYNAEILQKAGVDPATLTTRNAYEEAFKLIDSKKKELGLDAVVSMAASVGGGMWWVVGHHSFACYLGGGLAQDDTSIADMLVKEGKLDDERFAQYTKYLQLLFKYADKNVLLNGSYDNQVAAFAQQKTAFLHQGNWVDPNLKQLNANFKMGYAPHAFLDTEDKGLYLFAPSFYCVNVKSPNAEEAKKFLTSIAMTPKGHEYMVTKAGMIPAFKSVTLMPEGQLSKALVEANMRGGNHGVFFGMMPDGTGQNIFAPIFDLFAQHPDNSEQFIKDMKKAVAGLPAMSK, from the coding sequence ATGAAAAAAATAACAAAAAAGATTATCGGAATTTTGCTTGTAACTTGTTTATGCGGCGTGGTCTCTTGTGCAAAATCCGAAGATACGGCGAGTTCGGGAAAGGTCATCAACATGTTTCAACTTAAGGTTGAAATTAAAGATGCGCTTGATGCCTATGCGGCGCAGTACAGCGCGGAGAACTCGGGCGTAACCGTAAAGGTTGAAACACTGGGCGGCGGCGGAGATTACGGCGGAGTGCTGAAAGCAAAGATTCAGGCAGGGCAAATGCCGGACATTTTTGTTATTGAAGGTATTGGCGGCTATCAGGTATGGAAGGATTATATTGCCGATTTAAGCGATCAGTCTTGGGTTGCGGACACGGATCTTGCCATGAAAGTAGACGGAAAGGTTATCGGCTTTCCGGTAAGTATTGAAGGATACGGGCTTGCGTATAATGCGGAAATTCTTCAAAAGGCGGGTGTTGACCCTGCAACGCTTACAACACGCAACGCATATGAAGAAGCTTTTAAACTCATTGATTCAAAAAAGAAAGAGCTGGGACTTGATGCGGTTGTCTCTATGGCGGCATCGGTTGGCGGCGGCATGTGGTGGGTTGTCGGCCATCACAGTTTTGCCTGTTATTTAGGCGGCGGTTTAGCGCAAGATGATACAAGCATTGCGGATATGCTTGTTAAAGAAGGCAAACTTGATGATGAGCGTTTTGCACAATATACAAAGTATTTGCAGCTCCTGTTCAAGTATGCGGATAAAAATGTTTTGTTAAACGGTAGCTATGATAATCAGGTGGCGGCCTTTGCCCAACAAAAAACAGCCTTTTTGCATCAGGGTAACTGGGTTGACCCGAACCTGAAACAATTGAATGCGAATTTTAAAATGGGCTATGCGCCGCACGCGTTCCTCGATACGGAAGACAAGGGCTTGTATTTGTTTGCGCCAAGTTTTTATTGCGTAAACGTAAAAAGCCCCAATGCGGAAGAAGCAAAAAAATTCCTTACGTCTATCGCAATGACTCCGAAGGGACATGAATATATGGTAACAAAGGCGGGTATGATACCTGCGTTTAAGTCGGTTACCTTAATGCCCGAAGGTCAGCTGAGTAAAGCGCTTGTTGAAGCAAATATGCGCGGCGGCAATCACGGCGTGTTTTTCGGCATGATGCCCGACGGCACCGGACAAAATATCTTTGCGCCGATTTTTGATTTGTTTGCGCAACATCCCGATAATTCGGAACAATTTATAAAAGACATGAAAAAAGCGGTTGCCGGTTTACCTGCAATGTCAAAATAA
- a CDS encoding substrate-binding periplasmic protein — protein sequence MRGVKKIVAVLFCFCAISFLAAQSKKGGKSALPNLKGRTIYAVTENAYPPLNFVNPKTGKGEGWEYDAVNEIGKRLNAKIVWNLISWDAMIQAIRDEQFDVGMDGITINDERKKQVDFSEPYLISQMFMLVRANENRFKNEKEFAANKKLLVGSQNGTTNFYVTVYDVLDGDEKNKRIKLFETFGASVQALIAGDVDMVLMDAASSRGYIGANPGKLKTVGGPLGTDELGFIFKKGSDLVAPFNAALAEMKADGTLDKLTTKWFFEYQYKN from the coding sequence ATGCGTGGAGTGAAAAAGATTGTTGCTGTTTTGTTTTGCTTTTGTGCAATTAGCTTTTTGGCGGCACAGTCGAAAAAGGGCGGGAAATCAGCATTACCGAACTTAAAAGGGCGGACAATTTATGCCGTTACCGAAAATGCGTATCCGCCGCTTAACTTTGTCAATCCTAAAACAGGAAAGGGAGAAGGTTGGGAATATGATGCGGTAAATGAAATCGGCAAGCGATTGAATGCGAAGATCGTCTGGAATCTGATAAGCTGGGATGCAATGATTCAGGCAATTCGCGATGAACAATTTGATGTTGGAATGGACGGTATTACTATAAATGATGAACGTAAAAAACAGGTTGACTTTTCAGAACCTTACCTCATTTCTCAAATGTTTATGCTGGTACGCGCAAACGAAAACCGCTTTAAAAATGAAAAAGAATTTGCCGCTAACAAGAAGCTTCTTGTCGGCAGTCAAAACGGAACCACTAATTTTTATGTAACAGTCTATGATGTGCTTGACGGAGATGAAAAAAACAAACGTATTAAACTTTTTGAAACTTTCGGCGCAAGCGTGCAAGCCTTGATTGCCGGTGATGTTGATATGGTGCTTATGGATGCCGCTTCAAGTCGCGGATATATCGGGGCAAATCCCGGAAAACTTAAAACAGTAGGCGGACCGCTCGGTACTGATGAACTCGGGTTTATCTTTAAAAAAGGTTCAGATTTAGTTGCTCCCTTCAATGCCGCTCTTGCGGAAATGAAAGCGGATGGAACGCTGGATAAATTAACTACCAAATGGTTTTTTGAATATCAATATAAAAATTAA
- a CDS encoding ABC transporter ATP-binding protein, with translation MIRVENISYHYRGYPNVLQDICFHVNDGETLAILGNNGVGKSPLLKCLNHILRANSGTVMLDGADILSMPIREAAKQVVFVSQNVPNTEMTVYDIVMLGRKPYMRWYYTKNDHAIIHEVMERLNLTGDMQGRFLNQLSGGERQKVILARALAQRPKVLLLDEPISNLDIRNQYQVLQIIQDICYDDGISAIMVIHDLNLALRFCDRFLLMQQGQVYKYGDMSILDTIALKEVYDVDARIVKVEGHYTVLVET, from the coding sequence GTGATACGCGTAGAAAATATTTCTTACCATTACCGTGGTTATCCCAATGTTCTGCAAGATATATGCTTCCATGTGAATGACGGAGAAACCCTTGCAATACTTGGCAATAACGGTGTGGGAAAGAGCCCCCTGCTCAAATGTTTAAATCATATTCTACGTGCCAATTCGGGAACAGTAATGCTTGATGGGGCAGATATTCTGTCGATGCCTATCAGAGAGGCCGCAAAGCAAGTTGTATTTGTTTCACAAAATGTGCCAAACACAGAGATGACCGTATATGATATTGTAATGCTGGGGCGCAAACCTTATATGCGCTGGTATTACACAAAAAACGATCACGCTATTATCCATGAGGTTATGGAACGGCTGAATCTGACCGGAGATATGCAGGGACGTTTTTTAAATCAGCTCAGCGGAGGAGAACGGCAAAAAGTTATATTAGCCAGAGCTCTTGCTCAAAGGCCAAAGGTTTTGCTGCTTGACGAGCCAATCAGTAATTTAGATATTCGTAATCAATACCAAGTATTGCAGATTATACAAGACATCTGTTATGACGATGGTATATCCGCGATTATGGTTATTCATGATTTAAATTTGGCATTGAGATTTTGCGATCGCTTTTTGTTAATGCAGCAAGGACAGGTTTATAAATATGGGGATATGTCTATTTTAGATACTATTGCATTGAAAGAGGTGTATGATGTTGATGCAAGAATAGTAAAAGTTGAAGGGCATTATACTGTATTGGTAGAAACATAA
- a CDS encoding IS630 family transposase — protein sequence MPKPPSKLELNPEELTYLESLVRLRTIQAQTLTRARILLLKSKGLSIKETADKVGYTYRSVALCLKKYKQGGVEHALTDAPGRGNNPEITDEEKSWIINLACQKPTTFGYAAETWTYALLTKHINTTAESAGYLRLATIHKTTVFKILTEADIKPYKIEYYCENRDPDFDRKMHNVLLVYKQLELYFEENKPLQTEEGKNIHVVSYDEKPGIQAIATTSDDLPADETHQCIRRDYEYKRLGTLSLLAGIDLQTGDAIPLVSDSHTSKDYVQFLKILDERYPQEDKIRIILDNLKVHTSKETIRYLSTVPGRFEFVFTPKHGSWLNMIEGFFSKLTRQLLRGMRVKSKTELVNRLYKYFDEINEEPVVFHWKYNLDDLDVSEAVITDALKYELN from the coding sequence ATGCCCAAACCGCCGAGTAAACTTGAACTAAATCCTGAAGAGCTCACGTACCTTGAATCACTTGTTCGTTTACGAACAATCCAAGCACAAACGCTCACGCGTGCACGAATACTTTTGCTTAAAAGCAAGGGGCTGTCCATTAAGGAAACAGCCGACAAGGTAGGCTATACGTATAGAAGCGTTGCGCTCTGCCTTAAGAAATATAAGCAGGGCGGCGTAGAGCATGCTCTCACCGATGCACCCGGACGCGGAAACAATCCGGAAATTACCGATGAAGAGAAATCGTGGATTATAAATCTCGCTTGTCAAAAACCGACTACTTTTGGGTATGCTGCAGAAACATGGACTTACGCACTGTTAACAAAGCATATTAACACCACCGCTGAAAGTGCAGGATACCTACGGCTCGCTACTATCCATAAAACAACGGTATTTAAAATACTAACTGAAGCAGACATTAAACCTTACAAAATAGAATATTACTGTGAAAACAGAGACCCTGACTTTGATAGAAAAATGCACAATGTTTTGCTCGTTTATAAGCAACTTGAACTTTATTTTGAGGAAAATAAGCCATTACAGACAGAAGAAGGGAAGAATATCCATGTTGTTTCGTATGATGAGAAGCCCGGCATACAAGCTATCGCGACGACAAGCGATGATTTACCTGCTGATGAAACCCATCAATGCATTCGCCGTGATTATGAATACAAACGGCTTGGCACGCTCTCACTTTTAGCAGGCATTGATTTACAGACGGGGGATGCCATTCCTCTTGTAAGCGACAGTCACACCAGTAAAGATTATGTGCAATTTCTTAAAATACTTGATGAACGATACCCGCAAGAAGATAAAATTAGAATCATTTTGGATAACTTAAAAGTACATACCTCCAAAGAAACCATTCGATATCTTTCAACGGTACCGGGAAGATTTGAGTTTGTGTTTACGCCAAAGCATGGTTCTTGGTTAAATATGATTGAAGGATTTTTCAGCAAACTAACAAGACAACTGTTGCGGGGCATGAGAGTAAAATCAAAAACAGAGTTAGTTAATCGACTGTATAAATACTTTGACGAGATTAATGAAGAGCCAGTCGTATTCCATTGGAAATACAATCTTGATGATCTCGATGTTTCTGAAGCGGTTATAACCGACGCTCTCAAATATGAACTTAATTAG
- a CDS encoding FmdE family protein — MDKKLLWERCVQFHGHEYGGLTIGYKATLYAIDLLDLKFSSDEQVVCICENDACEVDSIQVILGCSIGKGNLLFHMTGKQAFSFYNRTNKKSVRLMLKKRPESITREKSLEYYQSLEPQEMFDVMAAKIELPETARMFDSYVCDCCGETAGANWIHLQGEKNYALIVLKNTIALMYNNLNFL; from the coding sequence ATGGATAAGAAGTTATTATGGGAAAGATGTGTTCAATTTCACGGGCACGAATACGGCGGATTGACAATCGGGTATAAAGCGACATTGTATGCAATCGATTTATTAGATTTGAAATTTTCCTCAGATGAACAGGTTGTCTGTATCTGCGAAAATGATGCCTGTGAGGTTGATTCAATTCAAGTAATTTTAGGTTGCAGTATTGGCAAAGGGAATTTGCTGTTTCACATGACCGGAAAACAGGCTTTTTCTTTTTATAATCGCACAAATAAAAAATCTGTCCGACTCATGCTAAAAAAGAGACCTGAATCTATAACGCGGGAAAAATCACTGGAATACTATCAAAGTCTTGAGCCTCAAGAAATGTTTGATGTTATGGCCGCAAAAATTGAATTACCGGAAACAGCACGTATGTTTGATTCCTATGTATGCGATTGCTGCGGCGAGACGGCCGGTGCAAACTGGATTCACCTCCAAGGAGAAAAAAATTATGCATTGATTGTTTTAAAAAATACAATCGCTTTGATGTATAATAACCTGAATTTTCTATAA
- a CDS encoding carbohydrate ABC transporter permease, which produces MNETKLTSLLFILPCVFAFLMINIIPFGFGLYYSFTDWNGISTSVSFTGLKNFKNLFTAPDFLFSFLITIQYTLINVILVNVVSFLLALIVTSSVRLKNFYRAGYFVPYLIGGIVLGYIWQFIFNNILVSLGNTASIQFLQTSFLGKSGAVIFIMALVNTWQYAGYIMLIYVAAIQAIPSSLLEAAEVDGAGYVTRVRKILIPMTANAFTISVFLTLTSSFKQYDMNFTLTNGGPATRFLDTPVNASQLLTMNIVNTAAANRMGEAQAKAVILFIALLIISLIQVTVNKRKEQEM; this is translated from the coding sequence ATGAATGAAACTAAACTGACAAGTCTGCTTTTTATATTACCGTGCGTGTTTGCATTTTTAATGATCAATATTATTCCTTTCGGTTTTGGCTTATACTATTCTTTTACGGACTGGAATGGAATCAGCACAAGTGTTTCTTTTACCGGATTAAAGAATTTTAAAAACTTATTTACCGCCCCCGATTTTTTGTTTTCATTTTTAATTACCATACAATATACGCTTATCAATGTAATTCTGGTAAATGTTGTAAGCTTTTTGTTAGCCTTAATTGTTACAAGCTCCGTCCGGCTAAAAAATTTTTATCGCGCGGGATATTTTGTTCCTTATTTAATCGGCGGCATTGTACTGGGATATATCTGGCAATTTATTTTTAATAACATTCTTGTTTCACTTGGGAACACCGCATCAATTCAGTTTTTGCAAACCTCATTTTTAGGGAAATCCGGGGCTGTTATCTTTATTATGGCGCTTGTTAATACATGGCAATACGCCGGTTATATTATGCTTATTTATGTTGCGGCAATTCAGGCAATTCCCTCATCGCTACTGGAGGCAGCAGAGGTTGACGGTGCGGGGTATGTTACCCGCGTCAGAAAAATTCTTATCCCAATGACTGCAAATGCTTTTACCATCTCGGTGTTTTTAACACTCACCTCATCCTTTAAACAATACGATATGAACTTTACGCTTACAAACGGCGGCCCTGCAACAAGGTTTTTAGATACGCCGGTAAATGCAAGCCAGCTTTTAACCATGAATATTGTAAACACGGCGGCGGCAAACCGCATGGGAGAAGCGCAGGCAAAGGCAGTTATTCTTTTTATCGCCTTGCTCATTATTTCGCTTATTCAAGTAACCGTCAATAAAAGAAAAGAACAGGAAATGTAA
- a CDS encoding iron chelate uptake ABC transporter family permease subunit produces the protein MGLGLAGCVLQAVLQNPLASASTPGVSQGTSFGATVAIVVLGMGNSMGFGVPVCAFIGSISVALTILGLSHFRNISPESIVLAGVAISAMFSGATTLIQYFADEIQLATLV, from the coding sequence ATGGGCTTGGGATTAGCCGGCTGTGTTTTACAAGCTGTTTTGCAAAACCCGTTAGCATCCGCATCAACACCCGGAGTTTCGCAGGGTACGAGTTTTGGTGCGACTGTTGCAATTGTTGTATTGGGTATGGGAAACAGCATGGGATTTGGTGTTCCTGTGTGTGCGTTTATCGGATCCATCTCGGTGGCATTAACGATTCTCGGGCTTTCACACTTTCGTAACATTAGTCCGGAAAGTATTGTACTTGCAGGTGTTGCTATTAGTGCTATGTTTTCCGGTGCGACCACATTGATTCAATATTTTGCTGATGAAATACAACTTGCAACTTTAGTATAA
- a CDS encoding carbohydrate ABC transporter permease, which translates to MKTHTEKQLKKILLEVFAFLLLIFFIAPFIMVIINSAKTSQEIIYNAVAMPEKPSQLITNVMRIFHNPTVNYLKAFGDSTIITVLSIIIIAVFSSMCAWVLVRTKKAWANFLFLLFVSAMVIPFQVLMYPLVQWLNVLGRILHVRLLGSYAGIIFAYLGFGTPLSIFIFHGFIKTIPFELEEAARIDGCNRAKTFFVIVFPLLQPIIVTVLILNGIWIWNDYLLPLLVLGSNGAVQTIPIAVTVFAGAYLKQWDLILTSTLIAIVPVIVLFLAAQKYIIRGMIEGSIK; encoded by the coding sequence ATGAAAACGCATACCGAAAAACAACTGAAAAAAATACTGCTTGAAGTTTTTGCCTTTCTGCTGCTTATCTTTTTTATTGCACCTTTTATTATGGTAATTATTAACTCCGCAAAAACATCGCAGGAAATTATTTATAATGCGGTTGCCATGCCGGAAAAACCGTCGCAGCTTATCACTAATGTCATGCGAATATTTCATAATCCTACCGTAAATTATCTGAAAGCTTTCGGCGACAGCACAATAATTACAGTATTGTCCATCATAATCATTGCGGTGTTTTCTTCAATGTGTGCATGGGTTTTGGTAAGAACAAAAAAAGCTTGGGCAAACTTTTTATTTTTACTCTTTGTTTCTGCAATGGTTATTCCGTTTCAGGTACTCATGTATCCGCTGGTACAATGGCTGAACGTTCTTGGAAGAATACTGCATGTTCGATTACTCGGCTCTTATGCGGGAATTATTTTTGCATATCTCGGCTTCGGAACGCCGCTTTCTATTTTTATCTTTCACGGGTTTATAAAAACCATTCCCTTTGAACTTGAAGAAGCCGCCAGAATCGATGGCTGCAATCGGGCTAAAACATTTTTTGTTATTGTTTTTCCCTTACTGCAACCGATTATTGTAACCGTGCTAATACTAAACGGCATATGGATTTGGAATGATTATCTTTTACCCTTGCTGGTGCTCGGCTCCAACGGAGCAGTGCAAACAATTCCGATTGCGGTAACCGTCTTTGCCGGTGCATACCTTAAACAGTGGGATCTTATTCTCACCTCTACATTGATTGCGATCGTACCGGTTATTGTATTATTTTTGGCGGCACAAAAATATATTATCAGAGGAATGATTGAAGGTTCAATTAAATAA